A genomic window from Methanobrevibacter sp. TLL-48-HuF1 includes:
- a CDS encoding tetratricopeptide repeat protein translates to MNSYLNIRINGKNLEKKADIENAILKFDEDLKENPDDEATIVGKSVLLYKLGKLNESLNCLNQIENIRNVSIIELKAVILMGLENYKQALELLNEVLKVDNGNISALYYKTECLFQLKRFNEVVDTANVALKIDKNHQSILINKFCSLVELNSTKEALKVKEKLLRLGLNCNI, encoded by the coding sequence ATGAACTCCTATTTGAATATTAGAATTAATGGTAAAAATTTAGAAAAGAAAGCAGATATTGAAAATGCAATTTTGAAATTTGATGAAGATTTAAAAGAAAATCCTGATGATGAAGCTACCATTGTTGGGAAATCTGTTTTATTATATAAACTAGGTAAATTAAATGAATCTCTTAATTGTTTAAATCAGATTGAAAATATTAGAAATGTTTCTATTATAGAGTTAAAAGCTGTTATTTTAATGGGACTGGAAAACTATAAACAGGCACTGGAATTGTTAAACGAAGTTTTGAAAGTGGATAACGGCAATATCAGTGCACTTTACTATAAAACTGAATGCCTTTTTCAATTAAAACGTTTTAATGAAGTTGTAGATACTGCCAATGTAGCCTTGAAAATTGATAAAAACCATCAATCTATCTTAATAAATAAGTTCTGTTCTTTAGTTGAACTTAACAGCACAAAAGAAGCTTTAAAAGTTAAAGAAAAACTTTTAAGATTAGGTTTAAATTGCAATATCTGA